The DNA segment GTGAAGGCCGACCTGCCAGGAATGCGGCGGGAGGACATCCACGTCGAGGTGCTGAAGGACCTGCTCATCATCGAAGGCGAACGCTCCTTCGAACTGGAGGAGGAAGAGGAGGCCGAGGGCATCTGGAGCCTGGAGCGCAGCACCGGTCAGTTCCGCCGCGTCATCCCGCTCCCGGAAGGCATCGACACGGAGTCGATCCAGGCGAACTTCGAGAACGGCGTCCTGGAGGTCTCCCTGCGGCTTCCGGGGGAGCTGCCCCAGGGCAAGCGCATCGAGGTGAAGGGAGGCTCGCGCGAGCAGGCCCGGCGGATGACGCGCGGCAAGCCCATCCACTGAGGGAGGGGCGCGCGGATCAATGCGTGTGCCGGCGGCCCTCGTCTTCCACGACGGCCGCCGCCACCTTC comes from the Corallococcus exiguus genome and includes:
- a CDS encoding Hsp20/alpha crystallin family protein; protein product: MKNAQAEVPSATSPGQDPRTGAGISRRESQAPAIGREAAPASPFGLLRRMMEDMDQLVSGFGGRGLTARSGLLDEGLWSPQVDVLERNGNLIVKADLPGMRREDIHVEVLKDLLIIEGERSFELEEEEEAEGIWSLERSTGQFRRVIPLPEGIDTESIQANFENGVLEVSLRLPGELPQGKRIEVKGGSREQARRMTRGKPIH